GCTGTAGCCCGCGGCGAGTTCGGCCGTGTAGGATTCGAGGTTGGCTGCCTGTGCGACCGCGGTCACGTTATCGCCAGCCTGGACCGCTGGGGGCTGGCCCTGCTGGAGGCGGACCGCGAGCTGTTCGTCCAGGGTGAAGTTCTGGACGGCGTAGCTCCCGTTCACGCTGACCGTCCGCGTCTCCGGCACGTAGCCGAAGCCGTCGGCGGTCACGTCGTGGGTGCCGTTCTGGGCGATGACCGAGAACGAGCCGTCGGCCGCTGTCGTCGTCGACAGGCCGCCGGCAACGCTGACGGTCGCGCCACCGATTGGGTCACCGTCCGGTTCGGTCACGGTCCCGTTGACGCCCTGTTCGAGTGCGACCAGTTCGGTCGCCTGCAGCGCGTTGGGGATGCCCGCGCCGTAGCGGGTGTCGTTCCCGGACGGCTCGCCCTCGGGCTTCCAGGCGCTGTCGCGGAGGGCCCAGCGGAGGTCGTCGTTCGAGACCTCGCCGGGGCCGGCCGCGGACTCCATCAGGGCCACGACGCCCGCGACCGCCGGGGCGGACATCGAGGTGCCACTGAGTTCACAGTACTGCGACCCCTCGACACAGCCCGGGTAGCCCGGGATGGCCTGGTCTTCGGGGATCGAGCTGTACACGAGGTTCCCCGGTGCTGCGAGGTCGGGCACCACGTACTCCTCCGGCCAGTCGTCGGGAGCCGCGTCGCCCCAGGCGTCGCTGGTGTCGACGGTCATCCCGCTGGAGAAGTCGGTGACGCTCGCGTTCCGGTCGGTCGCGCCGATGGCGACCGCCTCGACGACGTTCCCGGGCGAACTGCTCATGCCCGGTCCGTCGTTCCCCGAGGACGCGATGACGATGGTGCCGGCGTCCTCGGCGTTCTGGATCGGCTCGATCATCCCGTCGATGTAACACGGGGTGTTGATGCAGCCGAGGCTCATGCTGATGACGTCGGCGTCCTCCTCGACGGCCCACTCGACGCCGCTGATGATCGCGGCGAAGGTGCCCCCCGTATCGGTGAGCACGCCGCCGTGCATGAGCTGGACGTTCGGTGCGACGCCGATCCAGGTCCCGCTGGCGTTCCCGCCGGCGACGATGCCGGAGGTGTGGGTGCCGTGCGGGCCGCTGGCGTACGGTTCGGAGTCGACGGGTTCACCGTCCCCGTTCCACTCGTTCCAGCCCCCGGGGTAGGTCGGGTCGGAGGCGTTCTCGGTGTAGAGGTCGATGTCCGGGTGGTCGACCGCGACACCCGTGTCGAGGACGGCGACCTTGGCACCGCCGCCCATCGTCCCGAACTGGTCCCAGACCTCGGTCGCGTTCGTCTGGGTCAGCGCGTAGGACGCGTTGTAGCCGTTCTGGGTGGTCGGGCCCTCGGCGGCGTTCCCGGTCGCGCGCGGTTCGGGGGCCTCGACCTCGAAGTTCGTGTGGAGGCGCTCGACGTGGTCGAGTCGCGTCAGCTCGTCGAGGTCGACCTGGTCGGTCCGGACCTCGAGGAGGACCGCGTTGGTGACCCACCAGGAGTTCGAGAGGCGGACGCCCTCGTGCTTGTTCGCCCAGCTGGCGACCTCGCGCTGGGTGACCGCCGCGTGTGCCTTGAGCGTCTGCATGGTGGACTGGCGGTCGGTCGCGGCGCGCGTCGACCCCTCCTCGAGGCGGACGACGACCTCGACGACGTCCTTTTGCTCGAACTGGCGTTCCAGTCGTGGTGAGACCCACACGTCGTCAGGTGCCGCGCTCGTGTCCCGTACTGTATCTGTCTCCGACACTGTGCTTCCGGCGCCGACGCTCCCGTCGACGCTCGTCTGTCCGTGTGTGGCCTGTGGTGCGGCCGCCGTCGTCCCGACGAACGGAGCGACGCCGCCGACGACCATCAGACCGGTGAGTGCGATCGCGAGTAACTTCCTGTTCATCGTTGCCCCTGCGAGAGAGTGTCTCGCAGCGTTCGGTGGCACCGACGGGAGGGACTAAGTTACTCTCACGATACCGTGAATATAATTCCGGGTCGGTTGGACCGCTCCGGGACGGCTGGAACAGTCCAGGCTGCGGGTATTTCGGCGTACAGCGGGCCAGAAAAGGGTATTTCCGATAGCTATAACCGAATTTTCAGCCTGTTCGCGACCGGTTACGCGGGCAGGACGGCCCCGTTACCGTTCCCGCCGTTCCCGTTGCCACCGGCTATCTTGCGTTCGAGTTCTGTCTCCGCGTCACCGCTGGTCACCTCGACCTCGAGGTCCTCGGCGTCGGGGACCTCGATGGCGAGCGTGCCGTCGGCGTCGGTCTCACCGACTGCCTCGCCGTTGACCGTCACGTTCGCGCCCTCGACGGGGCCGCTCGCGTTCGTGACCGTCAGGGTGACCGTCTCGCCAGCCTTGACCTGTCCCTGCAGTTCGGCGGTCAGCTCGCTGGCGGACTCGGACTCGTCGCTGTCCTCGCCCTCGCCGGCGTTCTCGTTCTTCTTCTCGTTCTCGTCGTCACTGTCGTCGTCGACGTCGTCGATCTCGACCTGGTCGCCGGTGCCGGACTCGCTGATGACCGGGCGGAGAACGTACTTGCCCGAGTTGCCGGCCTTGTGGATCATGATGTCGAAGACGAACTGGGTGTTCTCACCCTCCTGGACCGTGAACGCCTTGTTGATCTGGAGCTTCCCGCTCGGGAGCTTGACGTTCACCTTCTCGCCGTTCTTCAGGGTGCCTTCGACGTTGCTGACGTAGACGAACACCTTGTCGTACTCGCCGGACTGGACCTGGAAGTCGGCGAGCTTGGAGGCGTTCGCGCCCCGGAGCTCGGTCAGGTCGACCGTCTTGCTGTCGACCTCGTAGGTCGTCCAGCCCTCGCTGGACTCTGCGTCCTCGGAGTCGTCGGAGTCGTCCTCACCCTCGGACTCCTCGGTCTCGGTCTCGGATTCGGTCTCGTCGTCCGTTTCCGTCTCCGTTTCCGTTTCCGTCTCGGTGTCAGTCTCGGTCTCGGTCTCCGTATCCTCCTGCTTCGCGTCGACGGACTGGTTCGTCATGGTGTCCGTCATCGTGTGCGTCGTCTCGTCGGGCTCCTCGGCGGTCATCGTCGAGGTGTCGGTGTCCGTGGTCGTCGTGGACGTGTCGGTCGCCGTCTCGGTCTCGGAGTCCGTGGACGTCTCCGTCTCGTTCTCCGTCTCCGTCTCGGTCTCGTCCGACTCGACGTCACCGGTGCGGTGGAGGCCGACCTCGGTGATGGTCACGTTGAGGTGCTCGAAGTCGTCGATCGCACCCGGGCGGTCGCTCACGTAGAAGGACATCGTGGCGTCGCCCGAGCTACCGGTGCCATCGGTTGCGGTACTATCACTGTTCGGGGCGGCTGTCTGCGTGCCATCGACAGCGCCACCCAGACAGCCGGCGGTTACCAGCAGGGCGGCCATCGCGAGTGCCGCCAG
This window of the Haloarchaeobius amylolyticus genome carries:
- a CDS encoding S8 family serine peptidase, with amino-acid sequence MNRKLLAIALTGLMVVGGVAPFVGTTAAAPQATHGQTSVDGSVGAGSTVSETDTVRDTSAAPDDVWVSPRLERQFEQKDVVEVVVRLEEGSTRAATDRQSTMQTLKAHAAVTQREVASWANKHEGVRLSNSWWVTNAVLLEVRTDQVDLDELTRLDHVERLHTNFEVEAPEPRATGNAAEGPTTQNGYNASYALTQTNATEVWDQFGTMGGGAKVAVLDTGVAVDHPDIDLYTENASDPTYPGGWNEWNGDGEPVDSEPYASGPHGTHTSGIVAGGNASGTWIGVAPNVQLMHGGVLTDTGGTFAAIISGVEWAVEEDADVISMSLGCINTPCYIDGMIEPIQNAEDAGTIVIASSGNDGPGMSSSPGNVVEAVAIGATDRNASVTDFSSGMTVDTSDAWGDAAPDDWPEEYVVPDLAAPGNLVYSSIPEDQAIPGYPGCVEGSQYCELSGTSMSAPAVAGVVALMESAAGPGEVSNDDLRWALRDSAWKPEGEPSGNDTRYGAGIPNALQATELVALEQGVNGTVTEPDGDPIGGATVSVAGGLSTTTAADGSFSVIAQNGTHDVTADGFGYVPETRTVSVNGSYAVQNFTLDEQLAVRLQQGQPPAVQAGDNVTAVAQAANLESYTAELAAGYSEADATLYVNGNEVPWGQPVEFDQPTDVTATVTVETAPNTSGNVSVVHTFAGLNESVEATTGPTQVFEEFEQVGVVDDDDEYGPAVASTLDEELPANYQLTVISSDEAIANVDSYDTFVVQNIDPANGEAFAAATADITVGTVWLDNWGSDSNGIPTRSDAIGAPGTTGDGFGDGIVSYEATADHPILDGVVEPGETVQLHTATTFNDHSWFGQADSTVVADLHTADAGVKGAGLAVDGERWDVLASSLGREIFVTDEQFTEEADQILANSVLFASDTPEPAGTVDVTETTVQPDGTATVTVWTDTLDDLSGYQARLDYDPDKLSVVDVTGKDMPDPVTNVDEQNGTIYMAQAVADGVDDPQFVEVEFEVLMDDYGQEADVTWDRGSSLVTYENGTSPLVSWTPGAVSTADGMLGDVNMDGELTVQDATLVQQYIVGDLPPGATFNEDLADVNQDGAITSADVTLILEEIVDEQLTATVDTTVTAIDVSALAARA
- a CDS encoding DUF4382 domain-containing protein, giving the protein MTRPNVLAALAMAALLVTAGCLGGAVDGTQTAAPNSDSTATDGTGSSGDATMSFYVSDRPGAIDDFEHLNVTITEVGLHRTGDVESDETETETENETETSTDSETETATDTSTTTTDTDTSTMTAEEPDETTHTMTDTMTNQSVDAKQEDTETETETDTETETETETETDDETESETETEESEGEDDSDDSEDAESSEGWTTYEVDSKTVDLTELRGANASKLADFQVQSGEYDKVFVYVSNVEGTLKNGEKVNVKLPSGKLQINKAFTVQEGENTQFVFDIMIHKAGNSGKYVLRPVISESGTGDQVEIDDVDDDSDDENEKKNENAGEGEDSDESESASELTAELQGQVKAGETVTLTVTNASGPVEGANVTVNGEAVGETDADGTLAIEVPDAEDLEVEVTSGDAETELERKIAGGNGNGGNGNGAVLPA